The following are from one region of the Tenacibaculum dicentrarchi genome:
- the fabG gene encoding 3-oxoacyl-[acyl-carrier-protein] reductase: MKLLKDKTAIITGATRGIGRGIALEFANQGCNIAFTYSSSVEAATALENELTNLGIKAKGYQSNAADFDAAQELAKNVLEEFKTIDVLVNNAGITKDNLLMRISETDFDKVIEVNLKSVFNLTKAVIRPMMKQRAGSIINMSSVVGLKGNAGQANYAASKAGILGFSKSVALELGSRNIRSNVVAPGFIETEMTAKLDEKVVDAWRNDIPLKRGGTPKDIANACVFLASDMSAYITGQTLSVDGGMLT; encoded by the coding sequence ATGAAACTTTTAAAAGATAAGACAGCAATTATTACAGGAGCTACTAGAGGAATCGGTAGAGGAATAGCATTAGAATTTGCAAACCAAGGATGTAATATTGCGTTTACTTATAGTTCATCGGTTGAAGCAGCAACTGCTTTGGAAAATGAATTAACAAATTTAGGTATAAAAGCAAAAGGATACCAATCTAACGCAGCTGATTTTGATGCAGCTCAAGAATTAGCAAAAAATGTTTTAGAGGAATTTAAAACAATTGACGTACTTGTAAATAATGCGGGTATTACTAAAGACAATTTATTAATGCGTATTTCAGAAACTGATTTTGATAAGGTTATTGAAGTTAATTTAAAATCTGTTTTTAATTTAACAAAAGCTGTTATTAGACCAATGATGAAACAACGAGCGGGCTCAATTATTAATATGAGTTCAGTAGTTGGATTAAAAGGAAATGCGGGTCAGGCAAATTATGCAGCTTCAAAAGCAGGAATTTTAGGTTTTTCTAAATCGGTAGCTTTAGAGTTAGGTTCAAGAAATATTAGAAGTAACGTAGTTGCTCCTGGTTTTATTGAAACTGAAATGACAGCAAAATTAGATGAAAAAGTGGTAGATGCTTGGCGTAATGATATTCCTTTAAAAAGAGGAGGTACTCCAAAAGATATTGCAAACGCTTGTGTATTTTTAGCTTCGGATATGAGTGCGTATATTACAGGACAAACATTATCGGTTGACGGAGGAATGTTAACATAA
- a CDS encoding helix-turn-helix domain-containing protein: MDILIRLKKILSYYNLTSSTFADTIEVQRSSISHLLSGRNKPSLDFVMKTVNKFPEVDLYWFLYGEGEFPKKEKIVVVPEIEEDKEETKPTLLSQDKNLIEKVDLEMKTPNIGDKKLVKIILLYNDGSFNEFNQ; this comes from the coding sequence ATGGACATACTTATCAGATTAAAAAAAATACTTTCGTATTACAATTTAACATCGTCAACTTTTGCAGATACTATAGAGGTTCAACGCTCTAGTATATCTCATCTTCTATCTGGTAGAAATAAACCTAGTTTAGATTTTGTTATGAAAACGGTTAATAAATTTCCTGAAGTAGACTTATATTGGTTTTTATATGGCGAAGGTGAATTTCCTAAAAAAGAAAAAATTGTTGTTGTACCAGAAATTGAAGAAGATAAAGAGGAAACAAAGCCTACTCTACTCTCTCAAGATAAAAATTTAATAGAAAAAGTTGATTTAGAAATGAAGACACCTAATATCGGCGATAAAAAATTAGTTAAAATTATACTGCTGTATAACGATGGTAGTTTTAATGAATTTAATCAATAA
- a CDS encoding carboxypeptidase-like regulatory domain-containing protein: MQKTYLFLTLLICISFSGYSQQLKGQVIDAKTKKPLSAAHILNLNSVVGTITNEKGLFEVTSKANDTVLVSFIGFSSIKLKVTNDLLKGNEVVISLQEKPEEIKEVVIKSTALIGVLEIDVKQVPKDKFTRIHINGLPQTYEIGKPQKITSPISKLLNPVDLIYNLFGRKPKQLKKLQKLKKKDDLRKMLAGKFDREVMMEYLEMDKQELNKLLTDCDYSAYFIKKASDLQIIEAVLNCYENYKVRKKGKIEINRVPDRN, translated from the coding sequence ATGCAAAAAACATACTTATTTCTTACCTTACTTATATGTATCTCCTTTTCAGGGTATTCTCAGCAATTAAAAGGACAGGTTATTGATGCGAAAACCAAAAAACCGTTAAGCGCTGCGCATATTTTAAATTTAAACTCGGTTGTTGGTACTATTACCAACGAAAAAGGACTTTTTGAAGTAACATCAAAAGCAAATGATACTGTTTTAGTGTCTTTTATCGGCTTCTCTTCTATCAAATTAAAAGTAACTAACGATTTGCTAAAAGGAAACGAAGTGGTTATTTCATTACAAGAAAAACCCGAAGAGATTAAAGAAGTTGTTATTAAATCAACAGCATTAATTGGCGTTTTAGAAATAGATGTAAAACAAGTTCCTAAAGATAAATTTACACGAATCCATATCAATGGACTGCCGCAAACCTATGAAATAGGTAAACCTCAAAAAATAACATCGCCGATTTCAAAATTATTAAACCCTGTTGATTTAATCTATAACCTCTTCGGAAGAAAACCTAAGCAACTTAAAAAATTACAAAAACTAAAGAAAAAAGACGATTTACGTAAAATGCTTGCAGGTAAATTTGATAGAGAAGTAATGATGGAATATTTAGAGATGGATAAACAAGAGTTAAATAAACTGCTAACAGACTGTGATTATTCAGCCTATTTTATCAAAAAAGCAAGTGACTTACAAATAATTGAAGCCGTTTTAAATTGCTACGAAAATTACAAAGTACGTAAAAAAGGTAAAATTGAAATAAATAGAGTTCCTGATAGAAATTAA
- the purL gene encoding phosphoribosylformylglycinamidine synthase, with protein MIHFFGNVSSKIFTVQTTKELSTETISKLTWLFGEQPKINETSLELFFVGPRAAMITPWSTNAVEITQNMGISDIIRIEEFDVVSADYSDFDPMISQKYDGLKQDSFTIDIQPEPILDIEDIATYNEKEGLALSDEEVEYLEGVATKIGRKLTDSEVFGFSQVNSEHCRHKIFNGTFVIDGEEMPTSLFKLIKETSKQFPNDIVSAYKDNVAFIKGPKVEQFAPKSADKPDFYETKEFESVISLKAETHNFPTTVEPFNGAATGSGGEIRDRLAGGKGSLPLAGTAVYMTSYSRLEASIDSVKNTRFWENKFEARDWLYQTPMDILIKASNGASDFGNKFGQPLITGSVLTFEHEENTASSDAKPRKLGFDKVIMQAGGIGYGKAEQALKETPKEGDKIVILGGENYRIGMGGAAVSSADTGEFASGIELNAVQRSNPEMQKRAANAVRGMVESDENFIVSIHDHGAGGHLNCLSELVEDTGGKINLDNLPVGDPTLSAKEIIGNESQERMGLVIAEKHIDTLQKIAERERSPIYTVGDVTGDNRFTFESETKGDKPMDLALEDMFGSSPKTVLTDKTIVRNYKNSRYKTKNLNIYLNQVLQLEAVACKDWLTNKVDRCVGGKVAKQQCVGPLQIPLNNVGVMALDYNGKEGIATTIGHSPISALINPAAGSRNSIAESLTNIIWAPLKDNLASVSLSANWMWPCKNEGEDARLYKAVKAISELSIDLGINVPTGKDSLSMKQKYKEDEVISPGTVIISATANCNNLSKVVEPVLQKNGESIYYINISQDSFKLGGSSFNQVLNTIGNEAPDITNAAFLKDAFNTIQNLIKADKISAGHDVASGGLLTTLLEMCFADVNLGADFDISSLNEEDSLKVLFAENAGIVFQADASVETILSENNIEFFTIGTANDSGKVTIKNNEDNFSFDVSEVRDTWYKTSYLLDDKQTANGLAKNRFDNYKNQPLKYTFPTNFTGKIADVLGSSDKKDRPKAAIIREKGSNSEREMANAMYLAGFDVKDVHMTDLISGRETLEDIQFIGAVGGFSNSDVLGSAKGWAGAFLYNEKANTALKNFFKREDTLSVGICNGAQLWMELDLINPDHKVHGRLVHNDSKKHESSFTSVKIQENNSVMLSSLAGTELGVWISHGEGKFNLPEAETNYSIVAKYGYEGYPNNPNGSDYNTAMLCDATGRHLVTMPHIERSTFQWNWANYPAGRKDEVSPWLEAFVNAKTWIENKK; from the coding sequence ATGATTCATTTCTTTGGAAACGTTAGCAGTAAAATATTTACTGTTCAAACAACAAAAGAATTATCTACAGAAACTATTTCAAAACTTACCTGGTTATTTGGAGAACAACCTAAAATAAATGAGACATCTTTAGAGCTCTTTTTTGTTGGTCCAAGAGCTGCAATGATTACTCCTTGGAGTACCAATGCCGTAGAAATAACTCAAAATATGGGTATTTCTGATATTATCAGAATAGAAGAATTTGACGTTGTTTCAGCCGATTATTCAGATTTCGACCCAATGATTTCTCAAAAATACGATGGTTTAAAACAAGATAGTTTTACAATCGATATTCAACCAGAACCAATTTTAGACATTGAAGACATTGCCACTTATAATGAAAAAGAAGGTTTGGCTTTAAGCGATGAAGAAGTTGAATATTTAGAAGGAGTAGCAACAAAAATAGGACGAAAATTAACAGATTCTGAAGTTTTTGGTTTTAGCCAAGTAAATTCAGAACATTGTCGTCATAAAATATTTAACGGAACTTTTGTTATTGATGGTGAAGAGATGCCAACATCTTTATTCAAATTGATAAAAGAAACATCTAAACAATTTCCTAACGATATTGTTTCAGCATATAAAGATAATGTTGCTTTTATAAAAGGTCCTAAAGTTGAACAATTTGCACCAAAATCGGCTGATAAGCCTGATTTTTATGAAACTAAAGAGTTTGAATCTGTAATTTCATTAAAAGCAGAAACTCACAACTTCCCTACTACTGTAGAGCCTTTTAACGGAGCTGCAACAGGTTCAGGAGGAGAAATTAGAGATAGACTTGCTGGAGGAAAAGGTTCTTTACCTTTAGCAGGAACAGCGGTTTATATGACTTCTTACTCTCGTTTAGAAGCTTCTATCGATTCAGTTAAAAATACAAGATTCTGGGAAAATAAATTTGAAGCTAGAGATTGGTTATACCAAACTCCGATGGATATTTTAATAAAAGCATCTAACGGAGCATCTGATTTTGGAAACAAATTTGGTCAGCCGTTAATTACAGGTTCTGTATTAACTTTTGAACACGAAGAAAACACTGCTTCAAGTGATGCTAAACCTAGAAAATTAGGTTTTGATAAAGTAATAATGCAAGCTGGTGGTATTGGATACGGTAAAGCTGAACAAGCATTAAAAGAGACACCTAAAGAAGGAGATAAAATTGTAATTCTTGGTGGTGAAAACTATAGAATTGGTATGGGTGGTGCTGCAGTTTCATCTGCAGATACTGGTGAATTTGCTTCAGGAATTGAATTAAACGCCGTACAGCGTTCGAATCCTGAAATGCAAAAACGTGCCGCTAACGCCGTTCGTGGAATGGTAGAAAGCGATGAGAACTTTATCGTTTCGATTCATGACCATGGTGCTGGTGGACATTTAAACTGTTTATCTGAATTAGTGGAAGATACTGGAGGTAAAATCAATTTAGATAACTTACCTGTTGGAGACCCTACTTTATCAGCAAAAGAAATTATCGGAAACGAGTCTCAAGAAAGAATGGGATTAGTTATCGCTGAAAAACATATTGATACTTTACAAAAAATTGCTGAACGTGAGCGTTCTCCAATATATACTGTTGGTGATGTTACTGGTGATAATCGTTTTACTTTTGAATCTGAAACTAAAGGTGATAAACCTATGGATTTAGCTTTAGAAGATATGTTTGGTAGTTCTCCTAAAACTGTTTTAACTGATAAAACTATTGTAAGAAATTACAAAAATTCAAGATATAAAACGAAGAATTTAAACATCTATTTAAATCAAGTTTTACAATTAGAAGCAGTTGCTTGTAAAGATTGGTTAACCAATAAAGTTGATAGATGTGTTGGTGGTAAAGTAGCAAAACAACAATGTGTTGGTCCTTTACAAATTCCTTTAAATAATGTTGGTGTTATGGCACTAGATTATAACGGAAAAGAAGGAATTGCAACTACTATAGGACACTCGCCTATTTCTGCATTAATTAACCCTGCAGCAGGTAGTAGAAATTCAATTGCAGAATCATTAACAAATATTATTTGGGCACCTTTAAAAGATAATTTAGCTTCGGTTTCTTTATCAGCAAATTGGATGTGGCCTTGTAAAAATGAAGGTGAAGATGCTCGTTTATATAAAGCGGTAAAAGCTATTTCTGAGTTATCTATTGATTTAGGTATCAACGTGCCAACAGGAAAGGATTCTTTATCAATGAAACAGAAATACAAGGAAGATGAAGTGATTTCCCCAGGTACTGTAATAATCTCTGCAACAGCAAATTGCAACAACCTATCTAAAGTAGTAGAACCTGTTTTACAAAAAAATGGAGAAAGCATTTATTATATCAATATTTCGCAAGATTCTTTCAAATTAGGTGGTAGTTCTTTCAATCAAGTGTTAAATACTATTGGAAATGAAGCTCCAGATATTACAAATGCAGCCTTCTTAAAAGATGCTTTTAATACGATTCAAAATTTAATTAAAGCTGATAAAATTTCTGCTGGACACGATGTTGCTTCTGGTGGATTATTAACTACTTTATTAGAAATGTGTTTTGCTGATGTTAATTTAGGAGCTGATTTCGATATCTCTTCTTTAAACGAAGAAGATTCATTAAAAGTTTTATTTGCTGAAAATGCAGGAATTGTTTTTCAAGCTGATGCTTCAGTAGAAACTATTTTATCAGAAAATAATATTGAGTTCTTCACTATTGGAACAGCAAATGATTCAGGTAAAGTTACCATTAAAAATAATGAAGATAATTTCTCTTTTGATGTTTCTGAAGTTAGAGATACTTGGTATAAAACTTCTTATTTATTAGACGACAAGCAAACTGCAAATGGTTTAGCTAAAAATAGGTTTGACAACTATAAAAATCAACCTTTAAAATACACTTTCCCTACTAATTTTACAGGAAAAATTGCAGATGTTTTAGGTTCTTCGGATAAAAAAGACAGACCAAAAGCAGCTATTATTCGTGAAAAGGGTTCAAACTCTGAACGTGAAATGGCAAATGCAATGTATTTAGCTGGTTTCGATGTTAAAGATGTTCACATGACAGATTTAATTTCTGGTCGTGAAACTTTAGAAGATATTCAATTTATTGGAGCTGTTGGTGGTTTTTCTAATTCTGATGTTTTAGGTTCTGCAAAAGGTTGGGCTGGAGCATTTTTATATAATGAAAAAGCAAATACCGCTTTAAAGAATTTCTTTAAACGTGAAGACACTTTATCTGTAGGAATTTGTAATGGTGCTCAATTATGGATGGAATTAGATTTAATCAATCCTGATCATAAAGTACATGGTCGATTAGTTCATAACGATTCTAAGAAACATGAAAGCTCATTTACTTCTGTTAAAATTCAAGAGAATAATTCGGTAATGTTATCTTCTTTAGCAGGAACTGAATTAGGTGTTTGGATTTCTCATGGTGAAGGTAAATTTAACTTACCAGAAGCAGAAACGAATTATAGTATCGTAGCTAAATATGGATATGAAGGTTATCCTAATAATCCTAATGGTTCAGATTATAACACAGCAATGTTATGTGATGCTACAGGTCGTCATTTAGTAACAATGCCACATATTGAACGTTCAACTTTCCAATGGAACTGGGCAAACTACCCTGCCGGAAGAAAAGACGAAGTTTCACCTTGGTTAGAAGCATTTGTAAATGCTAAAACTTGGATTGAAAATAAGAAATAA
- a CDS encoding bifunctional aconitate hydratase 2/2-methylisocitrate dehydratase: MSIYKDYIKEIEVRKTQELHPKPIDGAELLSEIITQIKDVKNEYREDSLNFFIYNVLPGTTAAATVKASFLKEIILGETTLKEITPSFAFEQLSHMKGGPSIKVLLDIALGNDTSLAKQASEVLKTQVFLYEADTERLEDAFKNGNNFAKEIIESYAKAEFFTKLPEIEEEIKIVTFVAGIGDISTDLLSPGGDAHSRSDRELHGQCLFEHNKEKQQELIALQKQHPDKRVMLIADKGTMGVGSSRMSGVNNVALWTGIKSSPYVPFINIAPIIAGTNGISPIFLTTVGVTGGIGIDLKNWVKQKDEAGNTVRDEDGEPILKEAYSVATGTVLTVNTKEKKLYNGDKELMDISASLTPQKAEFIKAGGSYAVVFGKKLQAFASKALGTDIIPVFASSKEISIEGQGLTAVEKIFNKNAVGTTPGKVLHAGSDVRVEVNIVGSQDTTGLMTSQELEMMAATVISPIVDGGYQSGCHTASVWDEKSKANIPRLMKFMNDFGLITARDPENKYKPMTDVIHKVLNDLTVDDWAIIIGGDSHTRMSKGVAFGADSGTVALALATGEASMPIPQSVKVTFKGEMKSYMDFRDVVHATQSQMLDKFDGENVFQGKIIEVHIGTLTADQAFTFTDWTAEMKAKASICISEDTTLIESLEIAKGRIQIMIDKKMDNQKQVLQGLIDIADKRILEIKSGDKPALTPDANANYFAEFEVDLDLINEPMIADPDVYNDDVSKRYTHDTIRPLSFYGGDKKVDLGFIGSCMVHKGDMKILAQMLKNIEEQKGKVEFKAPLVVAPPTYNIVDELKTEGDWEVLQKYSGFEFDDNAPKGSARTKYENMLYLERPGCNLCMGNQEKASVGDTVMATSTRLFQGRVVKDSKEKKGESLLSSTPVVVLSTILGRTPSIEEYVEAVKGINLTMFKPSHKLLVK; encoded by the coding sequence ATGAGTATTTATAAAGATTATATAAAGGAAATTGAAGTTCGTAAAACTCAAGAACTTCATCCTAAACCAATTGATGGTGCTGAATTACTAAGCGAAATCATTACACAAATTAAAGATGTAAAAAATGAATACAGAGAAGATTCTCTAAACTTTTTTATCTATAATGTATTACCAGGAACAACAGCAGCAGCAACTGTAAAAGCATCATTTTTAAAAGAAATTATTTTAGGTGAAACTACACTTAAAGAAATTACACCTTCTTTTGCATTCGAACAATTATCACACATGAAGGGAGGTCCTTCAATAAAAGTATTGTTAGATATTGCTTTAGGAAATGATACTTCTTTAGCAAAACAAGCAAGTGAAGTTTTAAAAACGCAAGTTTTTCTTTACGAAGCAGATACTGAACGTTTAGAAGATGCTTTCAAAAACGGAAATAATTTCGCAAAAGAGATTATAGAAAGTTATGCTAAAGCTGAGTTTTTTACAAAGCTTCCTGAAATTGAAGAGGAAATTAAAATAGTTACTTTTGTAGCAGGTATCGGAGATATTTCTACTGATTTACTTTCGCCAGGAGGTGATGCACATTCTCGTTCTGATAGAGAATTACATGGTCAATGTTTGTTTGAACATAATAAAGAGAAACAACAAGAACTGATTGCTTTACAGAAACAACACCCTGATAAAAGAGTGATGTTAATTGCCGATAAAGGTACAATGGGAGTTGGTTCATCTAGAATGTCTGGTGTAAATAATGTGGCTTTATGGACAGGTATAAAATCGAGTCCTTATGTTCCTTTTATAAATATAGCGCCAATTATTGCTGGTACAAACGGAATTTCTCCAATTTTTTTAACAACTGTTGGAGTAACTGGAGGTATTGGTATTGATCTTAAAAACTGGGTTAAACAAAAAGATGAAGCAGGTAATACTGTTAGAGATGAAGATGGAGAACCTATTTTAAAAGAAGCATACTCTGTAGCTACAGGTACTGTACTTACTGTAAATACTAAAGAAAAAAAATTATATAATGGCGATAAAGAATTAATGGACATTTCCGCTTCATTAACTCCTCAAAAAGCCGAGTTTATAAAAGCTGGAGGGTCTTACGCTGTTGTATTTGGTAAAAAATTACAAGCCTTTGCTTCAAAAGCATTAGGTACTGATATTATTCCTGTATTTGCTTCATCAAAAGAAATTTCAATTGAAGGACAAGGACTTACAGCTGTAGAGAAAATATTTAATAAAAATGCTGTTGGTACAACTCCAGGTAAAGTTTTACATGCAGGTTCTGATGTTCGTGTAGAAGTAAATATTGTAGGTTCACAAGATACTACTGGACTAATGACTTCTCAAGAATTAGAGATGATGGCAGCAACTGTAATTTCTCCTATTGTTGATGGTGGATACCAATCGGGTTGTCATACCGCTTCAGTTTGGGACGAAAAATCAAAAGCAAATATTCCTAGACTGATGAAGTTTATGAATGATTTTGGTTTGATAACTGCAAGAGATCCTGAGAATAAGTATAAACCAATGACCGATGTAATTCACAAAGTTTTAAACGACCTTACTGTGGATGATTGGGCAATAATTATCGGTGGAGATTCTCATACAAGAATGTCAAAAGGTGTTGCTTTTGGTGCAGATTCAGGAACCGTTGCCCTGGCTCTTGCTACAGGTGAGGCGTCTATGCCAATTCCGCAATCGGTAAAAGTTACCTTTAAAGGAGAGATGAAAAGCTATATGGATTTTCGTGATGTTGTTCATGCAACTCAATCTCAAATGCTTGATAAATTTGATGGTGAAAATGTTTTTCAAGGAAAAATTATTGAAGTTCATATAGGAACACTTACTGCCGATCAAGCATTTACTTTTACAGATTGGACTGCAGAAATGAAAGCAAAAGCTTCTATTTGTATTTCTGAAGATACTACTTTAATCGAATCTTTAGAGATTGCGAAAGGTAGAATTCAGATTATGATTGACAAGAAAATGGACAACCAAAAACAGGTTCTTCAAGGATTGATTGATATTGCTGATAAAAGAATTTTAGAAATTAAATCTGGTGATAAGCCAGCATTAACTCCTGATGCAAATGCAAATTATTTCGCAGAATTTGAAGTAGATTTAGATCTTATCAATGAGCCAATGATTGCAGATCCTGATGTATATAATGACGATGTTTCTAAACGTTATACGCATGATACTATTAGACCGCTTTCTTTTTATGGAGGAGATAAAAAAGTAGATTTAGGATTTATTGGGTCGTGTATGGTTCATAAAGGCGATATGAAAATTTTGGCTCAAATGCTTAAAAACATTGAAGAGCAAAAGGGGAAGGTTGAATTTAAAGCTCCTTTAGTTGTTGCACCACCTACCTATAATATTGTAGATGAGTTAAAAACAGAAGGTGATTGGGAGGTTTTACAAAAATATTCTGGTTTCGAATTTGACGATAATGCCCCTAAAGGATCGGCACGTACAAAATACGAAAACATGTTATATTTAGAGCGTCCTGGTTGTAACCTTTGTATGGGGAATCAAGAAAAAGCATCGGTTGGTGATACTGTAATGGCAACATCTACACGTCTTTTTCAAGGAAGAGTTGTTAAAGATTCTAAAGAGAAAAAAGGAGAATCGTTACTTTCATCAACACCAGTTGTCGTTTTATCTACAATATTAGGAAGAACTCCTTCGATTGAAGAATACGTTGAAGCGGTAAAAGGTATCAACTTAACAATGTTTAAGCCTTCTCATAAATTATTAGTGAAATAA